A window of Candidatus Methylomirabilis lanthanidiphila contains these coding sequences:
- a CDS encoding 3-deoxy-7-phosphoheptulonate synthase — protein sequence MIIILKPEATEAEIALVVKKIESYGLAAHISKGTERTIIGAIGDERVLQEGPLEAFPFVEEVLPILKPYKLASREFKPDGSIVNVDGVLVGGRQVVVMAGPCAVESREGLLQIAQYVKSGGGRILRGGAYKPRTSPYTFQGLGEEGLAYLAEAKRATGLPIATELMDSRDADAVYQYADLIQIGARNMQNFKLLTEVGSRRKPVLLKRGSSSTVKELLLAAEYILSEGNYDVILCERGIRTFEDATRNTLDLSAVPLIKRLSHLPVVVDPSHGTGKWHLVSPMALAAVAAGADGIMVEIHPHPEEALSDGPQALLPGTFETLMSELRGVAQAVGRSL from the coding sequence ATGATCATTATTTTGAAACCCGAGGCGACCGAGGCGGAGATCGCCCTGGTCGTGAAGAAGATCGAAAGCTACGGTCTGGCCGCGCACATCTCGAAAGGGACGGAGCGGACCATCATCGGTGCGATTGGCGACGAGCGGGTCTTGCAGGAGGGACCATTGGAGGCCTTCCCCTTCGTAGAGGAGGTCCTGCCGATTCTGAAGCCCTATAAGCTGGCCAGCCGCGAATTCAAGCCTGACGGCTCCATCGTGAATGTAGACGGGGTACTGGTGGGCGGTCGGCAGGTTGTCGTGATGGCCGGACCGTGCGCGGTGGAGAGTCGCGAAGGTCTCCTGCAGATCGCGCAGTATGTGAAGTCCGGCGGAGGGCGCATCCTCCGGGGCGGCGCGTATAAGCCGCGGACCTCCCCGTACACCTTTCAAGGGCTGGGTGAGGAAGGGCTGGCCTATCTGGCCGAGGCCAAGCGGGCAACCGGACTACCGATTGCGACCGAACTGATGGACAGCCGTGATGCCGATGCGGTCTATCAGTACGCCGACCTGATCCAGATCGGCGCGAGGAATATGCAGAACTTTAAGCTTCTGACGGAGGTGGGGTCGCGTCGAAAGCCGGTGCTCCTGAAGCGGGGATCCAGCAGCACCGTCAAGGAGCTGTTGCTCGCCGCGGAGTATATCCTGTCTGAAGGCAACTACGACGTCATCCTGTGCGAGCGCGGGATCAGGACCTTTGAGGACGCCACCCGCAACACCTTGGATCTGTCGGCGGTTCCCCTGATCAAGCGGCTCTCGCACCTGCCGGTGGTCGTCGATCCGAGTCATGGGACAGGCAAGTGGCATCTCGTCTCGCCGATGGCCCTGGCTGCAGTAGCAGCCGGCGCCGACGGTATCATGGTGGAGATTCATCCTCATCCCGAGGAAGCCCTGTCCGATGGCCCGCAAGCGCTTCTGCCCGGCACATTCGAGACGCTGATGAGCGAACTGCGTGGAGTGGCTCAGGCTGTAGGAAGGTCCCTGTGA
- the pgsA2 gene encoding Putative CDP-diacylglycerol--glycerol-3-phosphate 3-phosphatidyl-transferase 2, which yields MLNLANSLTILRIFMTPVISILLVYKFWRLGLATFLLAGVTDALDGFIARSRAQRTELGMILDPLADKLLLSATFVTLVYLRQIPQWLFIIVISRDLILIGGFLIVYLVTGKTTVSVSWMGKLTTGLQVSTVLATLIARVSGGVGSYVPWIIYLAAAVTIVSGLDYVRQGVRALSR from the coding sequence ATGCTGAACCTTGCCAATAGTCTGACGATCCTCAGGATCTTCATGACCCCCGTCATCTCGATCCTGCTGGTCTACAAGTTCTGGCGGCTTGGTTTGGCGACCTTTCTGTTGGCCGGGGTCACCGACGCCCTGGACGGATTCATCGCTCGTTCGAGGGCCCAGCGAACAGAGTTGGGGATGATTCTGGATCCTCTGGCCGACAAGCTGTTGCTTTCTGCAACCTTCGTCACGCTGGTCTACCTGCGCCAGATTCCCCAATGGCTGTTCATCATTGTTATCAGCCGGGACCTGATCTTGATCGGCGGTTTCCTGATCGTCTACCTCGTCACCGGTAAGACCACCGTCTCGGTATCCTGGATGGGAAAGCTTACGACAGGTCTGCAAGTGTCGACCGTGCTGGCGACGCTCATTGCCCGTGTCAGCGGCGGGGTCGGGTCCTACGTGCCGTGGATCATCTACCTTGCTGCGGCGGTCACGATCGTATCCGGACTGGATTACGTTCGTCAAGGCGTGAGGGCGCTCAGCAGGTAA
- a CDS encoding AMP-dependent synthetase: MMTRTSQVAWRPDQQIVAQANITRFMREHGIASYEELIRRSTTEIEWFWDALPRALGVEWCTPYTRVMDTASGIPWTEWYVGGTLNITHNCLDRHAGGVAADRPALIAETEDGQLTSWTYSALAERVSRIASVMRGLGIRRGETVGIYMPMIADVVTILLACLKIGAVAIPIFSGFAPRAVAERLRDGGARLLFTADYGLRRGRRIELKALADEAAAMTPSIKHLVVCRRSDEAIPWMVGRDMAWDEFLASGTPMCETEAMASMEPAMLLYTSGTTGKPKGTVHSHAGALIQVAKEIGYHFDLKTSDRFFWLTDIGWMMGPWMIIGCLFHGGTVVLYEGAPDYPTADRLWQLVARHHITIFGISPTAIRMLMREGVDRITRGALSSLRILGSTGEPWDPESWWWYFEQIGQRRCPVVNISGGTDIIGCFLAPLIIKELKPCSLQGPGLGMAVEVWNEAGQPVREEVGYLVATRPAPSMTRGFWKDPDRYLDAYWSRWPGVWNHGDWAYIDADGHWFLHGRADDTIKVAGRRIGPAEIEGALMEHPAVSEAAAIGVPDPIKGEAIVCFAVLGRQYAPSIELSEELKRVVVSLLGKGDRPEQVLFVTDLPKTRSAKIIRRLIRARYLGAADLGDLSSCQNPEAIGAIPSRGRT, from the coding sequence ATGATGACTCGCACATCGCAGGTTGCCTGGAGGCCTGACCAACAGATCGTCGCACAGGCCAACATCACTCGATTCATGCGGGAGCACGGCATCGCCTCGTATGAAGAGCTGATCCGCAGATCCACTACGGAGATCGAGTGGTTCTGGGACGCGCTGCCGCGCGCCCTCGGCGTCGAATGGTGTACCCCTTATACGCGAGTCATGGACACCGCATCAGGGATTCCGTGGACGGAGTGGTACGTCGGTGGGACGCTCAATATTACCCACAACTGCCTGGACCGCCATGCCGGAGGGGTTGCAGCCGACAGGCCAGCCCTCATCGCCGAGACCGAGGACGGCCAGCTTACCAGTTGGACCTATAGCGCGTTGGCGGAGCGCGTCAGCCGTATCGCCTCTGTCATGCGGGGTCTTGGCATCCGGCGTGGGGAGACGGTGGGGATCTACATGCCGATGATCGCCGACGTCGTGACCATCCTGCTTGCGTGCCTGAAGATTGGGGCCGTCGCCATTCCCATCTTTTCCGGCTTTGCGCCGCGAGCGGTGGCGGAGAGGCTGCGAGACGGCGGCGCCCGACTCCTGTTTACCGCCGACTATGGGCTCCGACGGGGAAGGCGCATCGAGCTGAAGGCGCTCGCCGATGAGGCCGCCGCCATGACGCCGTCCATCAAGCATCTGGTCGTGTGCCGGCGCTCAGACGAGGCGATCCCGTGGATGGTCGGGCGAGACATGGCCTGGGATGAGTTCCTGGCCTCCGGTACGCCGATGTGCGAGACAGAGGCCATGGCATCTATGGAGCCGGCGATGCTCCTGTACACCTCGGGGACAACCGGAAAACCGAAAGGCACGGTCCACTCTCACGCCGGCGCCCTGATCCAGGTCGCCAAGGAGATCGGCTATCACTTTGACCTGAAGACCAGTGATCGCTTCTTTTGGCTCACCGATATCGGGTGGATGATGGGACCGTGGATGATCATCGGGTGTCTGTTTCACGGCGGAACCGTGGTGCTGTACGAAGGGGCGCCGGACTACCCGACAGCGGACCGCTTGTGGCAGCTCGTGGCGCGTCATCATATTACGATCTTCGGTATCTCTCCTACGGCGATTCGCATGTTGATGCGGGAGGGTGTCGACCGGATCACGCGCGGTGCCCTCTCGTCGCTGCGCATACTGGGCTCTACGGGCGAGCCGTGGGATCCTGAGTCGTGGTGGTGGTACTTCGAGCAGATCGGCCAACGCCGCTGCCCGGTCGTCAATATCTCCGGCGGCACCGACATCATCGGGTGCTTCCTCGCGCCGCTGATCATCAAGGAGCTGAAACCCTGTTCTCTCCAGGGGCCTGGGCTCGGCATGGCGGTGGAGGTCTGGAACGAGGCGGGGCAGCCCGTCCGAGAGGAGGTGGGGTATCTGGTCGCCACCAGGCCGGCCCCCTCCATGACCCGCGGGTTCTGGAAGGACCCCGACCGGTACCTCGACGCCTACTGGTCCCGCTGGCCGGGCGTCTGGAACCACGGCGACTGGGCGTATATCGATGCGGATGGCCACTGGTTCCTCCACGGCCGGGCCGATGACACTATCAAAGTCGCGGGACGGCGGATCGGTCCTGCCGAGATCGAAGGGGCGCTCATGGAACATCCTGCGGTCTCCGAGGCCGCTGCTATAGGGGTCCCGGACCCTATCAAAGGGGAGGCCATCGTCTGCTTCGCCGTGCTTGGCCGGCAGTATGCCCCATCGATCGAGCTCAGCGAAGAACTGAAGCGCGTCGTGGTCTCCCTCCTTGGGAAGGGTGACCGCCCGGAGCAGGTCCTGTTCGTCACAGACCTTCCGAAGACTCGGAGCGCGAAGATCATACGCCGTCTCATTCGTGCCAGATACCTGGGAGCCGCCGATCTCGGCGACCTCTCCTCGTGCCAGAATCCGGAGGCGATCGGGGCGATCCCGAGTCGAGGCCGAACCTAG
- the comEA gene encoding ComE operon protein 1, whose amino-acid sequence MREAYTRREAIAAGLLGVAIAAFVWGPVILRPFSPSRAVDLGTLRLPEDRAGAQPRPSAPRVKTAKATPGSRIDINHADAAALQTLPGIGPTLAQRIIAYRKANGSFDDARGLLDVNGIGSKRFDKVERWVEAR is encoded by the coding sequence GTGAGGGAGGCCTACACCAGGCGCGAGGCAATCGCCGCCGGCCTCCTTGGTGTGGCTATTGCCGCTTTTGTGTGGGGACCTGTCATCCTCCGGCCGTTCAGCCCTTCACGTGCCGTCGATCTCGGAACGCTTCGTCTCCCTGAAGATCGGGCCGGCGCACAGCCTCGTCCGTCGGCGCCACGGGTGAAGACCGCAAAGGCGACGCCGGGCAGCCGTATAGACATCAACCACGCCGATGCCGCAGCGCTTCAGACGTTGCCGGGGATCGGTCCGACGCTGGCGCAGCGGATTATCGCCTATCGGAAGGCGAACGGCTCATTCGACGACGCCCGCGGACTTCTGGACGTGAATGGAATCGGTTCAAAGCGATTTGATAAGGTTGAGCGCTGGGTTGAGGCCCGCTGA
- the rluB gene encoding Ribosomal large subunit pseudouridine synthase B — translation MGSRRSCETLILEGRVRVNGRIAAELGTKVVPDRDKVTCDGKPATPSHDLVYLMLHKPAGVLTSLSDPRERPVIRDLLPARGLPRLFPVGRLDYQTEGLVLLTNDGALAHGLMHPSFEVEKEYLAKVRGCPTPDDLTRLKAGVVSDGERLRATQAEMVRSGLGSAWLKLIVHQGRYHEIRRLCDAIGHPVLELRRVRLGPLVLGKLPKGTWRRLTPVELTGIRRACLGAARRQAAGRSHTPVADSRPKGMKIRTASPASSPRPRGARGERPSSVTPRPAFGGRAQAGRSLRNSARRPKRER, via the coding sequence TTGGGGTCGCGCAGGAGCTGTGAGACACTGATCCTGGAAGGGCGAGTCCGCGTAAATGGTCGGATTGCCGCTGAACTTGGGACGAAGGTCGTACCGGATCGCGACAAGGTGACGTGCGACGGCAAACCCGCGACGCCATCACATGATCTTGTCTATCTGATGCTTCATAAGCCGGCCGGCGTACTGACGTCGTTATCCGATCCGCGCGAGCGCCCCGTTATCCGCGACCTGTTGCCGGCACGGGGCCTGCCCAGGCTGTTTCCGGTCGGGCGCCTGGACTATCAGACCGAAGGCCTCGTGCTGTTGACCAATGATGGGGCGCTGGCCCACGGGCTCATGCACCCGAGTTTTGAGGTTGAGAAGGAGTATCTTGCCAAAGTACGCGGGTGCCCCACGCCGGACGATCTGACCAGGTTAAAGGCGGGGGTGGTGTCGGACGGAGAGCGGCTGCGGGCGACCCAGGCCGAGATGGTAAGAAGCGGGCTCGGTTCCGCGTGGCTGAAACTTATCGTCCATCAGGGACGGTATCACGAGATTCGACGGCTGTGCGACGCCATCGGACATCCGGTGCTGGAGCTTCGACGCGTACGCCTTGGCCCGTTAGTACTAGGCAAGTTACCGAAAGGAACCTGGCGCCGCCTGACCCCCGTGGAGCTGACCGGCATCCGCCGCGCCTGCCTGGGCGCCGCACGCAGACAGGCGGCGGGACGGAGCCATACCCCGGTTGCCGACAGTAGACCGAAGGGCATGAAGATCAGAACTGCCTCACCGGCATCCTCTCCGCGCCCACGGGGTGCCAGGGGAGAGAGACCCTCATCAGTAACCCCTCGCCCCGCATTCGGGGGGAGGGCGCAGGCTGGGAGGAGCCTTCGGAATAGTGCGCGGAGACCTAAGCGCGAAAGGTAG
- a CDS encoding prephenate dehydratase — MKITTLRRKIDQIDSKIVSLLGDRAELVVKIGQEKAKANLNVHVPQREEEIVTRLMRQNRGRFPAHAIRPVFREIISACRAVQAPLSLAYLGPEGTFTHLACTRRFGGSAHFVPVHTISDVFAEVEKGNVEYGIVPIENSSEGVVSHTLDMFVDSDLKICGEILLGVSHSLLSKSGDLRKVQKIYSHPHAFAQSRKWLEANLPRVPLFEASSTAAAANLVTKDRTAAAIASELAASLYDLKVISRKIEDTPCNITRFLIIGRSGPASTGHDKTSLMFSIKDRVGALHRILEPFAKHQINLTKVESRPSKTKAWEYIFYLDIEGHLADESVKAALALLEEECLFLKVLGSYPREHSIES; from the coding sequence ATGAAGATCACGACGTTACGACGTAAGATCGATCAGATCGATTCGAAGATCGTGTCGCTGCTGGGCGATCGAGCCGAGTTGGTGGTCAAGATCGGACAGGAAAAGGCCAAGGCAAATCTGAACGTCCATGTTCCACAGCGCGAGGAGGAGATCGTCACTCGTCTGATGCGACAGAACAGGGGGCGTTTCCCCGCCCACGCCATCAGGCCGGTCTTTCGAGAGATTATCTCCGCGTGCCGAGCCGTACAAGCTCCGTTGAGTCTGGCCTATCTCGGTCCGGAAGGCACATTTACCCATCTGGCCTGCACTCGGCGATTTGGAGGCTCAGCGCACTTCGTCCCGGTTCACACCATCAGTGACGTGTTTGCCGAGGTTGAAAAGGGAAATGTTGAGTACGGGATCGTGCCGATTGAGAACTCCAGTGAAGGCGTCGTCAGCCACACGTTGGATATGTTTGTAGACTCGGACCTGAAGATCTGCGGGGAGATTCTCCTGGGGGTGTCCCACAGCCTGCTGTCGAAATCAGGCGATCTGAGGAAGGTGCAAAAGATCTACTCGCACCCGCATGCCTTCGCTCAGTCGCGGAAGTGGTTAGAGGCGAATCTACCGCGAGTGCCGCTCTTTGAGGCTTCCAGTACGGCTGCTGCGGCGAATCTGGTCACAAAGGATAGGACAGCAGCGGCCATCGCCAGCGAACTGGCGGCAAGCCTGTACGATCTTAAAGTCATTTCTAGGAAGATCGAGGATACGCCTTGTAATATCACAAGATTTCTGATCATAGGCCGGAGTGGACCAGCATCCACCGGGCACGACAAAACGTCCTTAATGTTTTCGATTAAAGACCGGGTCGGGGCCTTGCATCGTATCCTCGAGCCGTTCGCGAAGCACCAGATCAACCTCACGAAGGTCGAGTCACGTCCATCGAAAACGAAAGCCTGGGAGTATATCTTCTACCTGGATATCGAGGGACACCTTGCCGATGAGTCGGTGAAGGCCGCGCTTGCGCTTTTAGAGGAGGAGTGCCTCTTTCTCAAGGTCCTCGGCTCATACCCCAGAGAACACTCGATCGAGAGTTAG
- a CDS encoding protein tyrC: Cyclohexadienyl dehydrogenase (Arogenate dehydrogenase) (ADH); Prephenate dehydrogenase (PDH): MTTGSRPEQFEAETSLSHPLIERLAIVGLGLIGSSVGLACRARGLTKEIRGTDVVPDHRTQAVELGVVDLAFADAAAAVEGADLVLLAVPVGAIAPTLERIVPHLPSGAVVTDVGSVKGVVAAAMERLLPAGTGVPGHPIAGRETSGPRAASAELFVGAKCVLTPSRSTDPAAIARVRALWRAVGSEVLQMRPECHDEIFAAISHLPHIVAYALMGAILGLEGGENLQALAGGGLRDFSRVAMSHPVMWRDICLANREPILKMIGRFQGALSDLAAMISAEDGEGLQQRFARARAGREDLGNGNEGCNSERRGQ; the protein is encoded by the coding sequence GTGACCACCGGGTCAAGGCCGGAGCAGTTCGAGGCGGAGACCTCGCTGTCTCATCCGCTCATTGAGCGGCTCGCCATTGTCGGCCTTGGCCTGATCGGTTCGAGTGTTGGGCTGGCCTGTCGCGCTCGCGGTCTGACGAAAGAGATCCGGGGGACCGATGTCGTGCCCGACCATCGTACGCAGGCTGTCGAGTTGGGCGTAGTCGATCTGGCCTTTGCGGATGCTGCCGCTGCGGTCGAAGGGGCCGACCTGGTCCTCCTCGCCGTACCGGTCGGCGCGATTGCACCGACGCTCGAGCGGATCGTTCCCCATCTGCCTTCGGGCGCGGTGGTGACTGATGTGGGAAGTGTCAAAGGCGTCGTTGCGGCGGCGATGGAGCGGCTGCTGCCGGCTGGCACCGGGGTTCCGGGCCACCCGATTGCCGGCCGGGAGACATCAGGGCCGCGCGCGGCATCGGCCGAGCTGTTTGTCGGCGCGAAGTGCGTGCTGACCCCGAGTCGGTCGACCGATCCTGCTGCTATTGCGCGGGTGCGCGCCCTGTGGAGGGCCGTAGGGTCTGAGGTGTTGCAGATGCGCCCGGAATGCCATGATGAAATCTTCGCGGCGATCAGTCATCTCCCGCACATTGTGGCCTATGCGCTGATGGGTGCTATACTCGGTCTGGAGGGCGGCGAGAATCTGCAGGCATTGGCTGGGGGCGGCTTAAGGGATTTCAGCCGGGTTGCCATGAGTCATCCGGTGATGTGGCGGGATATCTGTCTCGCCAACCGTGAGCCGATTCTAAAGATGATCGGGCGGTTTCAGGGCGCGCTGAGCGATCTGGCGGCGATGATCAGCGCCGAAGACGGCGAAGGGCTCCAGCAGCGGTTTGCGAGGGCGCGCGCCGGTCGGGAGGATCTTGGGAACGGGAATGAAGGGTGTAATAGCGAGCGCCGAGGTCAGTAA
- a CDS encoding segregation and condensation protein B, protein MDTTTEPGQLGILEALLFVSEAPLSLERIEELFEGCSKAEAGRLLTELQDKYRQPEHGVMISEVAGGYRLTTKPETAPWIQRLRGSKPARLSRPALETLALIAYKQPITKAEIETIRGVMVDGVLKTLVERDLVRILGRKPEVGRPILYGTSRSFLEYFGFKDLSELPTLKEIEALAPHTAEKEVSDEPVAQTEKAE, encoded by the coding sequence ATGGACACCACGACTGAACCTGGGCAGCTCGGGATCCTCGAGGCGTTGTTGTTTGTCTCCGAGGCGCCGCTCTCGCTGGAGCGGATCGAGGAGTTGTTCGAAGGCTGCTCGAAGGCGGAGGCCGGCCGCTTACTCACCGAGTTACAGGACAAGTACCGGCAGCCGGAGCACGGGGTGATGATCAGCGAGGTGGCTGGAGGTTATCGCCTGACCACAAAGCCCGAGACGGCCCCGTGGATCCAGCGGCTTCGTGGGTCGAAACCGGCGAGGCTGTCCAGGCCCGCACTTGAGACACTGGCGCTTATTGCCTATAAGCAGCCGATCACCAAGGCGGAGATTGAAACGATCCGCGGGGTGATGGTGGACGGTGTCTTGAAGACGCTGGTGGAGCGTGATCTTGTTCGTATTCTTGGACGCAAACCCGAAGTAGGCAGGCCGATCCTGTATGGGACGAGCCGTTCCTTCCTGGAGTATTTTGGATTCAAGGACCTTTCCGAGTTGCCGACGTTGAAAGAGATCGAGGCGTTGGCCCCACATACGGCTGAGAAGGAGGTGTCCGACGAGCCAGTTGCTCAAACCGAAAAGGCCGAATAA
- a CDS encoding histidinol-phosphate aminotransferase, whose product MTRQIEDLASPYLQGLTPYIPGKPIREVERELGIAGAIKLASNENPLGPSPLALRALRDALTESHRYPDGGGYYLKQALARRLELTPDHLILGNGCNELLELMARCFLLPGDEVVIADPAFIIYGMLAHLQGCTTVRVPLKAWTHDLEAMAKAVTPKTKMVFIGNPNNPTGTAVEPTELTAFMDAIPDDVIAVIDEAYIEYVPTEMVPDSLRFVREGRPVIVLRTFSKIYGLAGVRVGYGMAPPPMVELLERVRAPFNVNALAQCAALAALGDEAHLSNSRSVNEQGKAYLLEELHRLGLECPPSVANFLLVDLQQDGQAVADALLRIGVIVRPLGGATLKTHIRVTIGTPPENKRFIEALKAVIQSEPSPR is encoded by the coding sequence ATGACGCGACAAATAGAAGATCTTGCTTCTCCCTATCTTCAGGGACTCACGCCGTATATCCCGGGGAAGCCCATCAGGGAGGTGGAGCGGGAGCTGGGGATCGCAGGGGCTATCAAGCTGGCATCAAATGAGAACCCGCTTGGTCCCTCGCCGTTGGCGCTTCGTGCCCTGCGCGACGCGCTCACGGAAAGTCACCGGTATCCCGATGGCGGCGGTTATTACCTGAAGCAGGCGCTGGCGAGACGCCTGGAGTTGACGCCGGATCATCTGATTCTGGGGAACGGCTGTAACGAACTGTTGGAGCTGATGGCCCGCTGCTTTCTGCTGCCGGGAGACGAGGTGGTGATTGCCGATCCGGCCTTCATCATCTACGGAATGCTGGCGCATCTGCAAGGGTGTACGACGGTTCGTGTTCCGCTGAAGGCCTGGACTCACGACCTTGAGGCAATGGCGAAGGCGGTGACTCCAAAAACCAAGATGGTCTTTATCGGTAATCCGAACAATCCTACCGGCACAGCCGTGGAGCCCACGGAGCTGACGGCGTTCATGGATGCGATACCGGACGATGTCATTGCCGTCATCGATGAGGCGTATATCGAGTATGTCCCGACGGAGATGGTGCCTGACTCACTCAGGTTCGTCCGAGAGGGGCGCCCGGTGATTGTGCTGCGGACCTTCTCCAAGATTTATGGTCTGGCGGGGGTGCGGGTCGGATATGGGATGGCGCCGCCGCCGATGGTGGAACTGCTCGAACGGGTTCGCGCGCCGTTTAACGTGAACGCCTTGGCCCAGTGTGCCGCGCTGGCGGCCCTCGGCGACGAAGCCCACCTGTCAAACAGCCGAAGCGTGAATGAGCAGGGCAAGGCCTACCTGTTGGAGGAGCTGCATCGTCTGGGGTTGGAATGCCCACCGTCAGTTGCCAATTTTCTGCTGGTCGATCTGCAGCAGGATGGCCAGGCGGTGGCCGACGCGCTGCTCCGAATAGGCGTCATCGTGCGCCCCCTGGGAGGCGCCACACTGAAAACCCACATCCGCGTGACCATCGGAACACCACCCGAGAACAAACGATTCATCGAGGCGCTCAAAGCCGTGATTCAGTCGGAGCCCAGTCCCCGGTGA
- a CDS encoding GTPase HflX → MKGVIASAEVSKPRERALLVGIHRKRGPRWEAEDSLEELARLAESAGAVVAGTILQERDAPDPRYLMGKGKAQEIKAQWGGKVDLLVMDEELSGSQQRNLEELTGWKTVDRPLLILDIFAQRARSREGKLQVELAQLDYRLPRLVGRGTALSRLGGGIGTRGPGETQLETDRRTIRRRMAKIREELAKVRRHRALLRKPRKRRAIPIVALVGYTNAGKSTLFNALTHSGVQTDDALFVTLDPILRPVTMADRFSFLLSDTVGFIRRLPEQLVAAFKATLEELDEADLLLHVIDASHPQAMEQKEAVDTILRELGLSAKSIVEVFNKVDLLPGGTATSLAVAKTPVPRVAVSAITGYGFDRLRWAVRESLAAVAAPARAYDWVPYPAVHAQG, encoded by the coding sequence ATGAAGGGTGTAATAGCGAGCGCCGAGGTCAGTAAGCCGCGGGAACGGGCGCTGCTGGTGGGGATCCACCGTAAGCGCGGCCCGCGCTGGGAGGCCGAGGATTCGCTGGAAGAACTGGCGCGGCTTGCAGAATCGGCGGGGGCTGTCGTGGCCGGAACCATCCTGCAGGAACGCGACGCGCCGGACCCGCGGTATCTGATGGGGAAGGGAAAGGCGCAGGAGATAAAGGCGCAGTGGGGTGGGAAGGTGGATCTGCTGGTGATGGATGAGGAGCTGTCGGGTTCACAGCAGCGAAATCTGGAGGAACTGACCGGGTGGAAGACGGTTGATCGTCCCCTGTTGATCCTTGATATCTTCGCGCAGCGGGCCAGGAGCCGTGAAGGCAAGCTGCAGGTGGAGCTGGCGCAGCTTGACTATCGCCTGCCCCGTCTGGTGGGGAGGGGAACTGCGCTCTCGCGTTTGGGCGGCGGCATCGGGACACGCGGTCCGGGTGAAACCCAGTTGGAGACGGACCGGCGGACGATCCGGCGGCGCATGGCGAAGATCCGGGAGGAGCTGGCGAAGGTCCGGCGTCATCGGGCGCTCTTAAGGAAGCCTCGAAAACGGCGCGCGATCCCGATCGTCGCCCTGGTCGGCTATACGAATGCCGGTAAGTCGACGCTCTTTAACGCCCTTACGCACTCCGGCGTGCAGACCGACGATGCCCTCTTTGTGACCCTCGATCCGATCTTACGTCCAGTCACCATGGCGGACAGATTCAGCTTTCTGCTCTCCGACACCGTGGGGTTCATCCGTCGCCTCCCAGAGCAGTTGGTGGCGGCGTTCAAGGCGACCCTTGAGGAGTTGGACGAGGCCGACCTCCTGCTCCATGTGATCGACGCGAGCCATCCGCAAGCGATGGAGCAGAAAGAGGCGGTCGACACGATCCTCAGGGAGCTCGGCCTGTCGGCCAAGTCGATTGTTGAGGTCTTTAATAAAGTCGATCTGTTGCCCGGTGGGACCGCGACCTCGCTCGCGGTCGCCAAGACGCCTGTACCGCGGGTCGCTGTGTCCGCCATCACGGGGTACGGCTTCGATCGACTGCGGTGGGCCGTGCGTGAGTCGCTTGCTGCGGTCGCTGCGCCGGCGAGAGCATACGACTGGGTCCCCTATCCCGCCGTTCACGCCCAAGGTTGA
- a CDS encoding segregation and condensation protein A — translation MSYRVRLDMFEGPLDLLLYLIQVNEIDIYDIPIAKITQEYLGCLAGMKKLDLEVAGEFLVLAATLIHIKSKLLIPVEETAEEGPPAEDPRQELVERLLKYKQFKEAATRFEELEAGQSLLYARPADPAVPIAEGPLEISLSALLRAFMAVMQRAPEAKAVEITPETINVGERMVALLDRLSLQSPVSFMALFEGMTTRIQLIATFLGLLELLRRGLVRARQAEPGSEITIYRTVETAAGANGHHD, via the coding sequence ATGAGCTATCGCGTTCGCCTGGATATGTTTGAGGGTCCACTGGACCTCTTACTGTATCTGATTCAGGTGAACGAGATCGACATCTACGACATCCCTATCGCAAAAATTACCCAGGAATATCTGGGATGCCTGGCCGGGATGAAAAAGCTGGATCTGGAAGTTGCGGGTGAGTTTCTGGTGCTGGCCGCGACACTGATCCACATTAAGTCGAAACTGCTCATCCCGGTTGAAGAAACGGCGGAAGAGGGGCCGCCCGCAGAAGACCCGCGGCAGGAATTGGTGGAACGCCTCCTGAAATATAAGCAATTCAAGGAGGCGGCGACGAGGTTCGAGGAACTGGAGGCGGGGCAGTCGCTCTTATATGCAAGGCCTGCCGATCCCGCGGTTCCGATTGCTGAAGGCCCTCTGGAGATCAGCCTTTCTGCGCTGCTGCGCGCCTTCATGGCGGTGATGCAACGAGCGCCGGAGGCGAAGGCTGTCGAGATCACCCCTGAGACGATCAACGTGGGGGAGCGCATGGTGGCGCTGTTGGATCGACTGTCGCTTCAAAGTCCGGTCTCATTCATGGCGCTCTTTGAGGGGATGACGACGCGCATCCAATTGATCGCGACCTTCCTCGGCCTGCTCGAGTTATTGCGTCGCGGCCTGGTCAGAGCCCGGCAGGCGGAGCCGGGGAGTGAGATTACGATCTATCGAACTGTCGAAACGGCGGCGGGGGCCAATGGACACCACGACTGA